A part of Paenibacillus sp. sptzw28 genomic DNA contains:
- a CDS encoding post-transcriptional regulator translates to MADEDTPMTTEEWNATIESLCDSKAAEFRLVGYEHVTGKEIWECVSDKYAKTGEPAMHQVVNDILSLKVTRFMNFMTLNAYRGTHF, encoded by the coding sequence ATGGCGGACGAAGACACGCCGATGACTACCGAAGAGTGGAACGCGACCATTGAATCGTTGTGCGACAGCAAGGCGGCGGAGTTTAGGCTGGTCGGCTACGAGCATGTGACAGGGAAAGAAATTTGGGAGTGCGTAAGCGATAAATATGCAAAAACCGGAGAGCCGGCCATGCACCAAGTGGTGAACGATATTTTGTCGCTCAAGGTAACCAGATTTATGAATTTCATGACGCTAAACGCGTATAGAGGTACCCATTTTTAA
- the secD gene encoding protein translocase subunit SecD has protein sequence MNRLLAFVLIVVVSLGVVGATSPYILDKVKLGLDLKGGFEILYEAQPLEAGGKVTKESLIETARSLEERANATGVAEPDVTTEGTNRIRVKIAGVSDEAKVRDILKKPADLTFRSAQGCAPDKGYCKIELRGNDFVQNGADVRQTNLNEYEISIKLKSASKFAEVTREVAKLAPNNQLAIFLDDRELSAPNVSREINSNEAVITGNFTRDEATELKNTINLGALPLKLTEKYTQSVGATLGLQSLQETLFAGLLATVVILLFMIFFYRLPGIIASVSIIIFIWLLLLGFNLIDATLTLPGIAAFILGIGMAVDANIIMAERIKEEMRSGKSIMSSQKAGSKNSFRTIIDAHVTTAIAGLVMFFIGTGSVRGFAVILILTIIVSILTNVFISRMLLSMLIRSNAVKKPAYFGVKEEEIRAL, from the coding sequence ATGAATCGTCTGCTAGCGTTCGTTCTCATCGTCGTCGTATCACTCGGCGTCGTTGGTGCAACAAGCCCGTATATCTTGGACAAGGTCAAGCTTGGCCTCGATTTGAAGGGTGGATTTGAAATTTTGTACGAAGCGCAGCCTCTTGAAGCGGGCGGCAAAGTAACCAAGGAATCGCTTATTGAAACGGCCAGAAGTCTCGAAGAACGGGCCAACGCTACAGGTGTCGCCGAGCCGGACGTTACCACCGAAGGCACGAACAGGATTCGCGTTAAGATCGCCGGAGTAAGCGACGAAGCCAAGGTACGCGATATTCTCAAGAAGCCGGCCGACTTGACATTCCGAAGCGCGCAAGGCTGCGCTCCGGACAAGGGCTATTGTAAAATCGAACTTCGCGGGAACGACTTCGTGCAGAACGGCGCAGACGTCCGCCAAACAAATCTCAATGAGTATGAAATTTCGATTAAGTTGAAGAGCGCCAGCAAGTTTGCCGAGGTCACACGGGAGGTTGCCAAACTGGCCCCGAATAACCAGCTTGCCATTTTCCTCGACGACCGCGAGCTTTCCGCACCTAACGTTTCGAGGGAGATTAACAGCAATGAAGCTGTAATCACCGGGAATTTTACGCGGGATGAAGCTACGGAACTCAAAAACACGATAAACCTGGGCGCCCTGCCGCTTAAACTGACAGAGAAATATACCCAAAGCGTAGGCGCTACGCTGGGGTTGCAGTCATTACAGGAAACACTGTTTGCCGGCTTACTGGCCACTGTGGTCATCCTGCTGTTTATGATCTTTTTTTACAGATTGCCGGGGATCATCGCCAGCGTATCGATCATTATCTTCATCTGGCTGCTGCTGCTTGGCTTTAACCTGATCGACGCAACCCTCACGCTGCCGGGTATAGCCGCATTTATTCTTGGTATAGGGATGGCTGTCGACGCCAACATCATTATGGCAGAGCGGATCAAAGAGGAGATGCGCAGCGGCAAGAGCATCATGTCGTCGCAAAAAGCCGGTTCCAAAAACTCGTTCCGGACCATTATCGACGCTCATGTGACTACGGCTATCGCAGGCCTTGTGATGTTCTTTATCGGGACAGGCTCCGTCAGGGGCTTTGCGGTTATTCTCATTCTCACTATTATAGTCAGTATTCTGACCAACGTGTTTATTTCACGCATGCTCCTTTCGATGCTAATACGAAGCAATGCTGTGAAGAAACCGGCATACTTCGGAGTAAAGGAGGAAGAAATTCGTGCGCTTTAA
- the spoVB gene encoding stage V sporulation protein B, producing the protein MTKQTFIKGALILLTAGVINRILAFIPRIALPRIIGAEGVGLYQLGYPFLIVLLTFLTGGIPLAVAKWIAEAESKGDQARVKQIFRTAMALTVVLSSLLTVIFLLLIPWITRHLMTDSRVHQTLLVMSPLLIIIGISSVYRGYFQGKQNMVPTAISQTVETIIRIIFALLFASWLLPLGIAWAAAGAMIGVVAGEIAGFTVLLWQYVREKRRQPADRPPSSGTDSLNPSGSSSRPVKPEPVLRRLISLSVPVTASRMIGSFSYLLESILTARALAAAGIATGIATAQYGALQGMIIPILLLPTALTYSLAVSLVPSLSEAAARGDRSTIHKRLHQSMRLALVSGAPFIVVMALFAEPICRILYNHAEIAPMLKWMAPIGLFIYLQAPLQAALQALDKPSTALMNTFIGAVVKLLLIVKLASDPDLGIYGALIAININIVLVTVLHWISVMRFIGFRMHMLDFVKVGAAMVIMGAVSLWMMNRQALPALWQNMSLACLIGLVIYMFLMVRLRIIDRHDIARIPLVGKWFQ; encoded by the coding sequence GTGACCAAGCAAACATTTATTAAAGGAGCGCTCATCTTACTCACTGCAGGCGTCATAAACCGCATTCTCGCTTTCATTCCACGTATTGCGCTGCCGCGGATCATCGGAGCCGAGGGGGTTGGACTCTACCAGCTTGGCTATCCGTTCTTGATCGTACTCCTTACTTTCTTGACCGGAGGAATCCCGCTTGCCGTCGCCAAATGGATTGCAGAAGCCGAATCCAAGGGCGATCAGGCGCGGGTCAAACAAATTTTCCGAACGGCTATGGCACTTACTGTCGTGCTTTCTTCGCTACTCACGGTCATATTTCTGCTTCTGATTCCCTGGATCACAAGGCATCTCATGACCGATTCCAGGGTTCACCAAACCCTGCTGGTAATGAGTCCCCTGCTCATTATCATCGGCATATCCTCCGTATACCGGGGGTATTTTCAAGGCAAACAAAATATGGTTCCGACCGCAATATCTCAAACGGTGGAGACAATTATCCGGATCATCTTTGCGCTCCTCTTCGCCAGTTGGCTCCTGCCGCTCGGCATTGCCTGGGCTGCCGCAGGTGCCATGATCGGAGTCGTTGCCGGGGAAATCGCCGGGTTTACCGTGCTGCTCTGGCAGTATGTAAGGGAGAAGCGGCGCCAGCCTGCCGACAGGCCGCCGTCTTCCGGAACTGATTCTTTAAACCCAAGCGGCTCGTCCTCGCGCCCGGTTAAGCCCGAGCCGGTGCTGCGCCGGCTTATTAGCCTCTCCGTGCCTGTAACGGCCAGCAGAATGATCGGGTCATTCTCTTATTTACTCGAATCCATCCTTACGGCCCGCGCTTTGGCGGCCGCGGGAATCGCCACCGGAATTGCTACCGCGCAATACGGTGCGCTGCAAGGCATGATAATCCCGATCCTTCTGCTTCCGACAGCGCTCACATATTCACTCGCCGTCTCGCTCGTCCCCTCCCTTTCCGAAGCCGCGGCAAGAGGTGACCGGTCAACGATTCACAAACGGCTTCACCAATCGATGCGGCTCGCACTTGTCAGCGGGGCCCCGTTTATCGTCGTCATGGCTTTGTTCGCAGAACCGATCTGCCGCATATTGTACAATCATGCGGAGATTGCTCCCATGTTGAAATGGATGGCTCCTATCGGTCTTTTTATTTATTTGCAAGCTCCCCTGCAGGCGGCTTTGCAAGCGCTCGATAAGCCTTCAACCGCCCTGATGAACACGTTTATCGGGGCGGTCGTAAAGCTGCTGCTTATCGTGAAATTGGCTTCCGACCCCGATCTCGGCATTTATGGCGCGCTTATTGCCATTAATATCAATATCGTGCTCGTTACCGTGCTGCATTGGATCAGTGTTATGCGCTTCATCGGATTTCGAATGCATATGCTCGACTTTGTCAAAGTGGGAGCAGCTATGGTCATCATGGGCGCCGTGTCTTTATGGATGATGAATCGTCAGGCGCTTCCTGCCTTGTGGCAAAATATGTCTCTCGCCTGTCTGATAGGTCTTGTTATTTACATGTTTCTAATGGTTCGGCTGCGAATCATTGACCGGCATGACATTGCCCGTATCCCTCTGGTCGGAAAATGGTTTCAGTGA